CTCCAATACAGGCTCTTTTCGTTCTGATTTAAAGTCGATAAATGGTGGAGGGAACTGTAAAATCAAAGACGTGGATCTGGAAAAGAAAAAGTATAATTGCTCAAGCGGGCAATTAGGTTTGGGTTCCTGCAGTCAAGAGACATTAGCAACAGTGCATAATGCTCAATCAGTGGATATGCATAATGTTGGAATTGACACTCAAATGGCCGCTGAAGCTATGGAGGCATTGGCAGCTGTAACTGCATTTGTGGATAGTGATATTGGTATGGCTGATAAGGGTTGTCATAGTGAGAGAGACCAGAATAAAAAAGAAGCTGTGAAAAATGATATTTCAAATCAATGGTCTTCTCTTCAGAAAAGAGCGCGACTTTCTGCAGCAGGAGTTGTTACTAGATCCAGAAGTAAAAGGACTATCAGGACACGTGGACAACCCACCATGGCGAAGTTTGATGTTGGCCTAATTAACACTAAGGCGAAACAGAAAAGGTCAAGTATAAATAACTTTTCGGCAGAGAATAGGAGGAAATCATCTGAAATAGGTCCATTGAGTGTTAACGAGAGTTTGGAACGAATTACTGCGGCTGACTGTAGCAAGGTTGATGGGCCGAGTTGTAGAACAGGAGACATTCAGTGTACCTCTAGCCTGGACCATAGAAGTGGGGAGAAAAGGTATACATGGAGTGCTGACAGGGCCCTGGAAATCAATATGGAATCCATTGCTCGACGGACAAGGGCAAGATCAAGCACTACTCAGTGTGCAGAAATTTCGCAAGATGAGGAAGGTCTATTTTCCTGTCGAATAACATCAGAAGATGATCGCCAGTTGTCTTCCAAGAAGCAGAATGCGGCTTCCCCTCCTGCCAAAGGAACCTTAGGTTCTGCAACAATGCATGGATCGCCCGGAAACTTGCAAAAATCGTCTAACCAAGCGGATACTACCCCTATTAACTTAAGAACTCCTGCAAGTGCAGTTTCGCCCATTTGCATGGGTGACGGATATCATACACCATCTTGTAAAAAGAGCTTATCCCTCAAGAAAGAATTCAACAGCTTAATTGACAATGAGCAGCGAGGCAGCTCTCCCTTTAAAGGTTTGAGGCGGAGAAGAGATATGAATAGTGTTCGTGTTTTGTTTAGCCGGCACTTGGATGATGATACCATTAGGCAGCAGAAGAAGGTATGCTTTTCTTATGGACCCTGGTGTTTAGGCTCGAGTTGAATAGCATTAGCTACAAATGTGTGCCAATCTTGCTGCAGATTTTGTCTCGTTTTGGTGTTTCAGTGGCATCTTCAATTCTGGAAGCCACACACTTTGTTGCTGATATGTTTGCACGCACAAGAAACATGTTAGAAGCTATTGCTTATGCGAAACCTGTTGTGACGCATTTGTGGCTTGAGAGCTGTGGGCAATCTAACTGTTTCATTGATGAGAAAAATTATATCCTCCGAGATGCCAAGAAGGAAAAGGAGCTGGGTTTCAGCATGCCAGGGTCATTGGCACGTGCAAGTCGCTACCCTCTTCTGGAGGCAAGTTTAGtgtcattttaaaattttattcttgTGCCAGAAAAAGTAAATCTACACCAGACTTGTTTACTTATTTGGTATTGACCTGCAGGGTAAAAGAGTTCTGATTACTCCAAATGCGAAGCCTGGCAAAGAAGTAATTTTGAGCTTGGTTAAGGCAGTTCATGGCCAGGTACACAAATTTCACTTGCCACAGTGCTGCTTTGTCTGCACAGCTCCTTAAAAAGAGAATTTTCCcctgtagttatatttgtttcaATACGGCATGGCTATTCTGTGTTGGTCTTTATTTGTAAGGTGAATGCTAGACTATGTCTTATCACGCTGAAGCTTTTGACGTAggtactaaataaaaaaaagctCAAGGAATTTGGAAAAGAACTTTTGGGTTTTTGTGCTTAAGGCTAATTAGGATGAGCATATGAACTCAGTATAAAGCAACTCGATATGATCAATTTTCAAACATTAGTATAATATAGTCACTGTGTTATAATCCACAAAAGAAAATAAGTAGAGTAGAGAGCAATCTTTCAATTAATGACCAACCAAGTTGAAGGAGCTTTTACATCTCAATTCCTTTATATAGTGAGGATAGAACCCTGCTTTACTCTTAATTACAACCATTAGGTCCtaaagatgaaggaaataagCATTTAGAGCAAAAATCAAGCCAAAATATCCATTGGGCAATGCAGACTGCAAATTGCTCAGGATCTTCATACAATTTTGTGTTTGACTAGCCCAAGTGCCTTATAATTGCTCCACAATTATTCGTTTGTCAATAGCATTTGGGGCATCCACCTTGATGTATTCCATTTCATCCAGTTGTCTTGCAAGCCTCTTTCGAGCCTTGATCAACTTGTAAAATGCTTAGCTCAATTTCTGAATACTCCTTTGTCTCACATTACTTTATTACACTTCCCTTTTTCATTCGTCCCacattacttgttacacttccaaattaggaatgacccatCATTATTATAGTCTCTCTTTTCCCACTAACAATAGTTTGGTCCTCACAtcttctctcattcaattaaatattggctcctatcacatctactttttcaataaaataacaattgataaccaaacaatcaCTTATTACCTAAAAAACTGTGTGCAATGATGAAGGTAACGGGTAATGTGGgtcggagggagtagttaataGACTTAACGTAGATAAGAAGTAAGAGGTTTGATCCAAAAGTTGTGAACACAAGCCTCAATATCCATCTTTGCGCACAATTTACATCATTCAACCTATGAATATTTTAAAGAATATGCTCCCGCGTTAGTATGGGTATTGGATACACATCAATGCCCAACTTTTAGGACTTGGGGATTTGTTTACGAAATTTGGACATGGGTTGTGGGACCCAACGTATAAAAAGTATTATCTATTGCATGATATTATAATATGACAACGCGTGTATATTGTTAAGTTACAGTTGTTTACTCAaaggaagaaaataataaatataagcCATCTCGAAAGACAAGGAGATTTAAAAAGAAAGCAAAAAAAGTTAGTAGATCAAAATAACGATACGGAGTACTTATTAAAGCATTATGTGTActagttaatttttttaaaaaacttttTGCCTAAATAAGTGACTACCAATAATAATAACCATCTTCCCGATATTATTGTAATATTTTGTTTACAAATCTTTTCCTCCGTTTCTCCACAAGGAGAGAAAAGAAGGAAAGAGAAGTTTGAAGATTGAAATTCTTAGGAGAGAAGAGAGAGGAGCTACGAGATACAAAAGGAAGAGGAGGATGGAGCAAAGTGGTGTGTGAATACATACTTTATCCATTTATATGATTGAAGTATTGAACATGGATTTTAGTGTCATGTCACATTGCGTCATGTGAAACAAGTACATCATATAGTTTGTAAGGGGCCATTGGACATTTAGCTTGTAAGCACCTTTATCAATTCGCTTCAGTATTTCAAAGGGGCCATTGGAGAGGATTGAGCTTTCCTTTGCACTTGGAAGGgattgttttattttaattggAGCTGCAAGCCTGCAACCACATTAGATCATATAACCCTTTTCGATTATTCTCGTGACCTATGGAAACTTCATCTTGGTTTCAATATAATACTTAACTTTAACGATGATCTCACTTTTGGGAAGTAAGGCACCAAATAAAATTGGATGCGAGGAGAGActataaacaaactcaaaaggaGTAGGTAGTTTTACTTGTTGTATTAATAAGAGACATCTGGTAAGCACTTTAGGTATAATGTCTCTATGTGTATATAAAATCACGGGTTCTATTGCCACAAAGGATGATAGACCTAGCTGTATTTTTCTTCCTTGGGAAAGAGGATATCAATTGTAAGCAATTTGAACTCTGAGAACATTTGATGTCCCTATTCCACATATGCTTACTCAAACTAAGGTTATCATGATTTTGCTCACTTCCTTTGGACTATTGTTTAGACGGGGATGGAAGGCATTAAAGAATAACCGagtattaataatattttaaaagcCTTCCTACAATATAACAAAACTTTTGAAATTTCATGTTACTCAATATATCATGATTTAATTGCTCACGTCCTTTGGACTATTGTTTAGACGGGGATGGAAGGCATTAAAGAATAATGAGTATTAATAAGCTTTTAAAAAGCCTTCCTACAATATAACAAAACTTTTGAAATTTCATGTTACTCAATATTTTTCATAACTCCATAGTGTTTGACTATCTCATGGTAAACTATCGTGGCCACACTGGAAACCTTATCCATCCCAGGACATCAAACAAACTAACAAAGTGGTGATGCTCAATCTTAAACAAATGCTTTTTTTTGTGGTTGGACTTTCTGGCCTTTGTTGTACATGAGGTAATGCAATAATAAAGTCCTTTCTATGCTCTCTCCAACCACAATTCAAGATGGTAAGAGAATCTGTGGTGGTTCTTAAACTATTGATATGCGGTACATATAGAATTGATGTTTTTAACACCTTTAGCCATTAAAAGTCTTCTATAATAACTTTAGGGTCTTTTGATGTAAGAATGTCCCACTAGTCCCCATACTGTCTTGTGCCAATAAAAGTGTTCTTGCATTTAAGGGTCTTAGTCAACCAAAAAGTTCGCTAATTCTCCTTTACTCGGACATTCATTTGGGGAATTTTTTTGGAGAACTTTTCTAAGTAGCCAAAAATGTACGATGTGAATTATTAGAATGGCACTGAACGTATAGAATGGCACATTTGTTTCTTCTTTTGGTGAAATCTTCTTGTAGCAC
This genomic stretch from Spinacia oleracea cultivar Varoflay chromosome 3, BTI_SOV_V1, whole genome shotgun sequence harbors:
- the LOC110796911 gene encoding uncharacterized protein — its product is MGSCRTRNHESRPIIKNLNLNVGGSSSPGGNKVPVCDDKMFGNTLPYEDTFRIHDEFDTEVMDFDVETQPLGFDDETQIMELSGETQVMEDDEDDCVQHMDTQLLDISDGEGCEYTSDMKSSPMGSIDVELQGRNGNQTSVFEEKETPNCHQQDGGAMHSDDVAQSSGPVRKGFASVRTASLRAAGLAARQAAVKNIDSGTSELHPFDDNDRKSIAEIVGGENDIEKYGKEGLSDGDKSNVARSLARKLFMDEDVAEIESDDYFSDRREGSSQFPSSDNDVAGLSYVDSQEPGELSQANALEFVDRFLNVNEFKSDECVKRKNAVAEFVSPGAIAKGAQSIAQQATRKSTHAETSVYEWDDNLEDEGGGDFFIKKKEVLYGTPKSHPKLRSFQHRELRGHQSLGKLQNVKKKQNLNDSNTGSFRSDLKSINGGGNCKIKDVDLEKKKYNCSSGQLGLGSCSQETLATVHNAQSVDMHNVGIDTQMAAEAMEALAAVTAFVDSDIGMADKGCHSERDQNKKEAVKNDISNQWSSLQKRARLSAAGVVTRSRSKRTIRTRGQPTMAKFDVGLINTKAKQKRSSINNFSAENRRKSSEIGPLSVNESLERITAADCSKVDGPSCRTGDIQCTSSLDHRSGEKRYTWSADRALEINMESIARRTRARSSTTQCAEISQDEEGLFSCRITSEDDRQLSSKKQNAASPPAKGTLGSATMHGSPGNLQKSSNQADTTPINLRTPASAVSPICMGDGYHTPSCKKSLSLKKEFNSLIDNEQRGSSPFKGLRRRRDMNSVRVLFSRHLDDDTIRQQKKILSRFGVSVASSILEATHFVADMFARTRNMLEAIAYAKPVVTHLWLESCGQSNCFIDEKNYILRDAKKEKELGFSMPGSLARASRYPLLQGKRVLITPNAKPGKEVILSLVKAVHGQAVERMGRSVSNIDDLLVISCEEDFEVCVPLLEKGIAIYSSELLLNGIITQRLEYERYRLFVAHVKKTRTTLWLKKGGEQFLRVTKTK